A portion of the Drosophila sechellia strain sech25 chromosome 2R, ASM438219v1, whole genome shotgun sequence genome contains these proteins:
- the LOC6615388 gene encoding uncharacterized protein LOC6615388 — protein MSKFSLFNGNDEDAHETELKYAHLMNLGNANHSVSENSSGKASRCKWTSAEVETFLGIIHQLKLQAALRRAQSNAKVFRMVSREMARRNCPKSPKHLRIKFHQMRRQYAKARNGGEPFEHVEAVHELMQGEDVSDLDEEALESDSDMEADEDQSGMISETEGDDALDASGSSVNIVARCKWAEGEVDLLLDLIHTLGLRAALLQKRNAKVFKLLSKEMSKRNCHKGAEKLRIKFQQLRRLYNKVKNGTGKTFEHFEAMRLVLDPTEEEAAADAEAEAHLSSASDSDFNDSDEEEGDASQRSGAHFWTDEEVDSFLLIIRDNGFFRALDGSRKRNFQTLVHISNILAKQSIKRTPHQLRNKLRLLCKRHREAKEHGLDNVRILPRHFELFDELIQAPRENKENAISRLIRISKPSFFKPPGKPSVPLESDSDNSSSTCDLLRAAADSEDYVDAIEMEAEPTPIEALTAIMEGQKKLLAQIKTTNESFLRQQREQQHQFLEQVSDLMRRDREETLRRISEMLQPK, from the exons ATGAGCAAATTCTCGCTCTTCAATGGCAACGATGAGGACGCGCACGAAACGGAGCTGAAATACGCACACCTTATGA ATCTAGGAAATGCGAATCACTCGGTATCGGAAAATAGTTCTGGGAAAGCAAGTCGTTGCAAGTGGACCAGCGCAGAGGTGGAGACCTTTCTGGGAATCATTCACCAACTAAAACTGCAAGCTGCACTCCGAAGGGCGCAAAGCAATGCAAAGGTGTTTCGGATGGTGTCCAGAGAAATGGCCCGGCGGAACTGCCCCAAGAGTCCAAAGCATCTGAGAATCAAGTTCCATCAGATGCGGCGTCAATATGCGAAGGCTCGGAATGGCGGCGAACCCTTCGAGCACGTTGAGGCGGTGCACGAGTTGATGCAGGGAGAAGATGTATCTGATCTGGATGAAGAGGCACTGGAGAGTGACAGTGATATGGAGGCAGACGAGGACCAGTCCGGCATGATCTCGGAAACCGAAGGGGACG ATGCTTTGGATGCCTCAGGATCTTCAGTTAACATCGTTGCCCGCTGCAAGTGGGCAGAGGGCGAAGTGGACCTCCTCCTAGACCTGATCCACACACTTGGTCTTCGAGCAGCTTTGCTGCAAAAGCGCAATGCCAAGGTCTTCAAGCTGCTGTCCAAGGAGATGTCCAAGCGCAACTGTCACAAGGGTGCTGAGAAGCTGCGCATCAAGTTCCAGCAGCTGCGGCGATTGTACAACAAGGTCAAGAACGGCACAGGGAAAACGTTCGAGCACTTTGAGGCGATGCGACTGGTCCTGGATCCCACCGAAGAGGAGGCGGCCGCGGATGCTGAAGCGGAAGCCCATCTGAGCAGCGCAAGCGATAGTGATTTCAATGACAGTGACGAGGAAGAGGGTGATGCATCACAGAGAAGCGGAG CGCATTTTTGGACAGACGAAGAGGTTGATTCGTTTCTACTCATCATTCGGGACAATGGTTTCTTCCGCGCCTTGGATGGCTCAAGGAAACGCAACTTCCAGACCCTGGTGCACATTTCCAACATCTTGGCTAAGCAGTCCATCAAACGCACTCCCCACCAGCTGCGCAATAAACTAAGGCTGCTCTGCAAGCGCCATCGAGAGGCCAAGGAGCACGGGCTAGATAATGTACGCATTCTGCCTCGCCACTTTGAGCTCTTCGATGAGCTGATTCAAGCTCCGCGGGAGAACAAAGAAAATGCCATCAGCAGGCTCATTCGCATCAGTAAGCCTTCCTTTTTCAAGCCGCCAGGCAAGCCAAGCGTTCCGCTGGAAAGTGACAGCGACAACTCCAGCTCCACCTGCGATCTCCTAAGAGCGGCAGCCGATAGCGAGGACTACGTGGACGCCATCGAGATGGAGGCTGAACCAACGCCGATTGAAGCACTCACTGCCATCATGGAAGGTCAAAAGAAGCTGCTTGCGCAGATCAAAACTACCAACGAGAGCTTCCTGCGGCAGCAACgcgagcagcagcatcaattTTTGGAACAAGTATCCGACCTGATGCGTCGAGATCGAGAGGAGACCCTGCGCAGGATCAGCGAAATGCTGCAACCGAAGTAA
- the LOC6615389 gene encoding serine protease grass yields the protein MENGWDAITKDTRILFREYCSSVFAITEPPPSSLRANMNVFNAIIAALVCLFIAKNNVMSRLLDENCGISKEDPYVPNITWSYSADQSDEFANPWMVSVMISRKAECGGSLITDRFVLTAAHCISPKYMNVRLGEYDTRHPMSDCNDFGCTPRAYNVDVDKKIVHSNFEYDIGLLRMQRCVTFSNYVRPICLIVGKTFGPISLFNITGWGTNSDGEQQHRLQTATLQQFPQSRCESPGRPLDISYICAGSFSTDSCKGDSGGPLSAIRRFQGQERVFQFGVASKGLRSCGGLGTYTNVTHFTDWILDVIQNHSG from the exons ATGGAAAACGGTTGGGATGCTAtcaccaaagacactagaatattaTTCCGAGAATATtgttctagtgtctttgctatCACCGAGCCACCACCTAGCAGTCTTCGCGCAAACATGAATGTGTTCAATGCGATAATCGCGGCGCTCGTTTGCCTatttattgccaaaaataaCGTAATGTCGCGCCTGCTGGATGAGAATTGTGGAATATCAAAGGAGGATCCATACGTTCCGAACATTACG TGGTCATATAGCGCGGATCAAAGTGATGAATTCGCGAATCCCTGGATGGTCAGCGTAATGATCTCGAGAAAAGCAGAGTGCGGCGGCTCACTTATAACTGATC GATTTGTTTTGACCGCCGCGCATTGCATTTCCCCAAAGTATAT GAATGTGCGCCTGGGCGAATACGATACCCGACATCCCATGTCGGACTGCAATGATTTCGGCTGCACACCAAGGGCCTACAATGTGGACGTGGATAAGAAAATAGTTCATAGTAATTTTGAATATGATATTGGTCTGCTGCGAATGCAAAGGTGTGTGACATTCTCAA ACTATGTCAGGCCGATCTGCCTGATTGTTGGCAAAACGTTTGGTCCCATTTCACTCTTCAATATCACCGGATGGGGTACAAATAGTGATGGAGAACAGCAACATAGGCTACAGACTGCCACCCTTCAACAATTTCCGCAAAGCAGGTGTGAAAGTCCTGGAAGACCTCTCGATATATCCTATATATGTGCCGGCAGTTTTAGCACTGATTCGTGCAAAGGCGATTCGGGAGGTCCTCTGAGCGCAATTCGTAGATTTCAGGGGCAGGAAAGGGTCTTCCAGTTCGGTGTCGCTAGCAAAGGACTTCGTTCGTGCGGAGGTTTGGGAACTTACACCAATGTCACACACTTCACGGACTGGATATTGGATGTTATTCAAAACCATTCAGGCTAA